The following are encoded together in the Serratia odorifera genome:
- a CDS encoding LysE family translocator, whose protein sequence is MLDTAFVSYVTVMSITPGPNNLLLASSGVNFGLRRTLPMLFGISAGCALQLVLTTSLLAAILNWATVLRFPLAVIGCAYLLWLSWKLFNAASPASKQQAQPMRFVSGALFQAVNPKAWLMAINVAILFTPRTGASLSHTLWVIAGFTLLNFPCVMVWAILGDRLRDALRVAWKLRLFNGVMAGLMALTAAWLLFDEWRAAFA, encoded by the coding sequence ATGCTCGATACAGCCTTTGTCAGCTACGTGACCGTCATGTCGATCACCCCCGGTCCGAACAATCTGCTGCTGGCCTCGTCCGGCGTTAACTTCGGTCTGCGTCGTACCCTGCCGATGCTGTTCGGCATCAGCGCCGGCTGTGCGCTACAGTTGGTGCTGACCACCAGCCTGCTGGCTGCCATTCTCAATTGGGCCACGGTATTGCGTTTTCCGCTGGCGGTGATCGGCTGCGCCTATCTGCTGTGGCTGTCATGGAAACTGTTCAATGCCGCTTCGCCGGCGTCGAAACAGCAGGCGCAGCCGATGCGCTTTGTCAGCGGCGCACTGTTTCAGGCGGTCAACCCAAAGGCCTGGCTGATGGCAATTAACGTCGCGATCCTGTTTACGCCGCGCACCGGCGCCAGTCTGAGCCATACCCTGTGGGTAATAGCCGGCTTCACGCTGCTGAACTTCCCTTGCGTGATGGTGTGGGCGATATTGGGCGATCGGCTGCGGGATGCGCTGCGCGTGGCGTGGAAATTGCGGTTATTCAATGGCGTGATGGCCGGCCTGATGGCGCTCACTGCGGCCTGGTTACTGTTTGACGAATGGCGTGCGGCGTTCGCTTAA
- a CDS encoding YibL family ribosome-associated protein — protein sequence MKEKEKAEIKRLSDLLDALNHKDANVIQQGNPDLIAQHQKEKDKLAAEIERLKNVRVEKLSNEAQKLQQLPFSREITKKEQADMGALKKSARGLVVVHPMTALGREMGLKVVTGYAKKAF from the coding sequence ATGAAAGAGAAAGAAAAGGCAGAGATCAAGCGCCTTAGCGACCTGCTGGACGCACTGAACCATAAAGACGCTAATGTGATCCAACAGGGCAATCCGGATCTGATTGCGCAACATCAAAAAGAAAAAGACAAACTGGCGGCGGAAATCGAGCGTCTGAAGAACGTGCGCGTCGAGAAGCTGAGCAACGAAGCGCAGAAGCTGCAGCAGTTGCCGTTCAGCCGTGAAATCACCAAGAAAGAGCAGGCCGATATGGGCGCGCTGAAGAAAAGCGCACGCGGTCTGGTGGTGGTGCACCCGATGACCGCGCTGGGCCGTGAAATGGGTTTGAAAGTGGTCACCGGCTACGCGAAAAAAGCCTTCTGA
- a CDS encoding MltR family transcriptional regulator — MIETQAFENQVLEKLNAGKTVRGFLIAAVELLADALNVLVMQVFRKDDYAVKYAVEPLLSGAGPLGELSVRLKLLYGLGVISRHEYEDAELLMAMREELNHDGAEYRFVDDEILGPFGELHCVTALPPVPTFLQPGEADESLIAMQRQRYQQMVRSTMVLSVTELIAGIGAKQPSRLSPLGPP, encoded by the coding sequence ATGATCGAGACTCAGGCATTTGAAAATCAGGTTCTGGAAAAGCTCAACGCCGGCAAGACGGTGCGCGGGTTTCTGATCGCAGCGGTTGAACTGCTGGCAGACGCGCTCAACGTGTTGGTGATGCAGGTTTTCCGCAAGGACGACTACGCGGTAAAGTATGCCGTCGAACCGCTATTGTCCGGCGCCGGACCGCTGGGTGAGCTGTCGGTACGGCTGAAACTGCTGTACGGACTGGGGGTGATCTCCCGCCACGAATACGAAGATGCCGAACTGTTGATGGCGATGCGGGAAGAGCTTAACCACGACGGCGCCGAATACCGTTTTGTCGATGACGAAATACTCGGCCCGTTTGGGGAGCTGCACTGCGTGACGGCGCTGCCGCCGGTACCGACCTTCCTGCAGCCCGGCGAGGCGGATGAATCGCTGATTGCCATGCAACGCCAGCGTTACCAGCAGATGGTGCGTTCCACCATGGTATTGTCGGTGACCGAGCTGATTGCCGGCATCGGCGCCAAGCAGCCTTCGCGCCTTTCTCCTCTCGGACCGCCTTAA
- a CDS encoding class I SAM-dependent methyltransferase — protein sequence MTQSIHHAAATGYQSNADHYVKGRPGYPAEIADWLRNDIGLQAGKTVIDLGAGTGKFTPRLLDSGAEVIAVEPIAPMLDRLAAALPQVKTLAATTDALPLADESVDAVVCAQSFHWFATPQALAEIQRILKPGGKLGLVWNSRDARVSWVRKLNQIVDRYQGDAPRFYTGEWRRLFPGKGFAPLHEQAFMFGHHGAVEDVLYNRVRSTSFIAALPQAQQEQVIEQVRQLVAQQEELHGQEKITVPYQTKAFVTHKLG from the coding sequence ATGACACAATCCATTCACCACGCCGCAGCCACCGGTTACCAGAGTAACGCTGACCACTACGTCAAGGGGCGGCCGGGCTACCCGGCGGAGATCGCCGACTGGCTGCGTAACGACATCGGCCTGCAGGCCGGTAAAACGGTAATCGATCTGGGTGCCGGTACCGGTAAATTCACGCCACGCCTGCTGGATAGCGGGGCAGAGGTGATTGCCGTCGAGCCGATCGCACCGATGCTCGACAGGCTCGCCGCGGCGCTGCCGCAGGTAAAAACGCTGGCGGCCACCACCGATGCCCTGCCGCTAGCGGATGAATCCGTCGATGCGGTGGTCTGCGCCCAGTCGTTCCACTGGTTCGCGACGCCACAGGCGCTGGCTGAAATCCAGCGCATCCTCAAACCCGGCGGCAAGCTCGGCCTGGTGTGGAATTCGCGCGATGCGCGCGTCAGTTGGGTGCGCAAATTGAATCAGATCGTCGACCGCTACCAGGGCGATGCACCGCGCTTTTATACCGGTGAATGGCGCCGGCTGTTCCCCGGCAAAGGGTTCGCGCCGCTGCATGAACAAGCCTTTATGTTTGGCCACCACGGTGCGGTCGAGGACGTGCTGTATAATCGCGTTCGCTCAACCAGCTTTATCGCCGCGTTGCCGCAGGCACAGCAAGAGCAGGTGATCGAACAGGTTCGCCAACTGGTGGCGCAGCAAGAGGAATTGCACGGGCAGGAGAAGATCACCGTACCGTATCAAACCAAGGCGTTTGTTACTCACAAGCTCGGTTAA
- the fdhD gene encoding formate dehydrogenase accessory sulfurtransferase FdhD, with product MDPEQQTNAIALTGVSRTAVFQRGQLATAQQDWLAEEVPVALVYNGISHVVMMCSPKDLEAFALGFSLSEGIIASPRDIYSIEINQVCNGLEVDIALSSRRFAELKQRRRALAGRTGCGVCGIEQLADIYRPIPPLPFSQRFSLANLDRALAQLRQVQQVGQLTGCTHAASWITPQGEMLGGCEDIGRHVALDKLLGVRAGQGWQHGALLASSRASYEMVQKTAMCGVEILFVVSAATSLAVEIAERSNLTLVGFSRTGRATVFSHPQRIVD from the coding sequence ATAGACCCAGAGCAGCAAACAAATGCGATCGCGCTCACAGGTGTGAGCCGCACTGCGGTATTTCAACGCGGTCAGTTGGCTACTGCCCAACAGGACTGGCTGGCAGAAGAAGTGCCGGTGGCTCTGGTCTATAACGGTATTTCGCACGTAGTGATGATGTGTTCTCCCAAGGATCTCGAGGCGTTCGCCCTGGGATTCTCGCTGTCGGAAGGCATCATCGCGTCACCGCGCGACATTTACAGTATAGAGATTAATCAGGTGTGTAACGGACTGGAAGTGGATATCGCGCTTTCCAGTCGCCGTTTCGCCGAGCTCAAGCAGCGCCGTCGTGCGTTGGCCGGCCGCACCGGCTGCGGCGTGTGCGGTATCGAACAGTTGGCGGACATCTATCGCCCCATCCCGCCGCTGCCGTTCAGTCAGCGCTTCTCGCTGGCCAATCTTGACCGCGCGCTGGCACAGTTACGCCAGGTGCAACAGGTCGGTCAACTGACCGGCTGTACCCACGCCGCCAGTTGGATCACGCCGCAGGGCGAGATGCTGGGCGGCTGTGAAGACATTGGCCGCCACGTGGCGCTCGACAAACTGCTCGGCGTGCGTGCCGGGCAGGGCTGGCAGCACGGCGCGCTACTGGCCTCCAGCCGCGCCAGTTACGAAATGGTACAAAAAACCGCCATGTGCGGCGTGGAAATCTTATTCGTTGTTTCTGCTGCCACTTCTTTGGCGGTAGAGATCGCCGAACGCAGCAATCTAACGCTGGTCGGATTCAGCCGCACCGGCCGCGCCACGGTGTTTAGCCATCCGCAGCGTATCGTTGATTAA
- the yiiM gene encoding 6-hydroxyaminopurine reductase → MHHPEVYIGQIQPYDGGRPSAIAKRQVDGAVKLTPLGLEGDQQAEKSFHGGPDRALCHYPREHYAHWREQFPAQADLFSAPAFGENLSTAGLTEHQVFMGDIFRWGEALIQVTQPRSPCFKLNYHFAIDDLSVLMQHSGRCGWLYRVISPGLVSSDRPLELMTRNSEVSVAEAIGIAWHMPFDEEQYRRLLSVAGLSASWSKTLLLRISEGKIEDFDRRLLGR, encoded by the coding sequence ATGCATCACCCTGAAGTTTATATCGGCCAGATCCAACCCTATGACGGCGGACGCCCCAGCGCGATCGCCAAACGCCAGGTGGACGGCGCCGTCAAGCTGACGCCGCTCGGCCTGGAAGGCGATCAACAGGCAGAAAAAAGCTTTCACGGCGGCCCGGATCGCGCGCTGTGCCACTACCCGCGCGAACATTACGCCCACTGGCGCGAACAGTTCCCGGCGCAGGCCGATCTGTTCAGCGCGCCGGCGTTCGGCGAAAACCTGTCCACCGCAGGCCTGACCGAACACCAGGTGTTTATGGGCGATATCTTCCGCTGGGGCGAGGCATTGATTCAGGTGACCCAGCCGCGCTCGCCGTGCTTCAAACTCAACTATCATTTCGCTATTGACGATCTGTCGGTGCTGATGCAGCACAGTGGCCGCTGCGGCTGGCTATACCGGGTTATTTCCCCCGGGCTGGTCAGCAGCGATCGTCCGCTGGAGCTGATGACGCGCAACAGCGAGGTGTCGGTGGCCGAGGCCATTGGCATCGCCTGGCACATGCCGTTTGACGAAGAACAGTATCGCCGTTTACTGTCGGTCGCCGGGCTGTCCGCCAGCTGGAGCAAAACCCTGCTGCTGCGTATCAGCGAAGGCAAGATCGAAGACTTTGACCGCCGCCTGCTGGGCCGCTGA
- a CDS encoding mannitol-1-phosphate 5-dehydrogenase, whose protein sequence is MKALHFGAGNIGRGFIGKLLADAHAELTFADVNQTVLDEINQRHGYQVQVVGEQARVEPVNNVNAVNSGSEEALALIAEVDLITTAVGPQVLERIAGTLARGLIRRQQQGNQAALNIIACENMVRGTSQLKQHVFAALTAEQQAWVEQHIGFVDSAVDRIVPPARADSQDPLEVTVETFSEWIVDQTQFKGTPPAIAGMELTDNLMAFVERKLFTLNTGHAITAYLGQQAGLDTIRDAILDRQIRRVVKGAMEESGAVLIKRYDFDPAKHAAYIEKILGRFENPYLHDEVERVGRQPLRKLSAGDRLIKPLLGTLEYGLPHDNLIQGIAAAMHYRSEQDPQAQQLVELLNTHGPKATLVQLSGLPADSEVVENAVAVYNAMQRR, encoded by the coding sequence ATGAAAGCATTACATTTCGGAGCCGGGAATATCGGTCGTGGTTTTATCGGTAAACTGTTGGCCGATGCGCACGCCGAACTGACTTTTGCTGACGTCAACCAAACGGTGCTGGATGAAATCAACCAGCGACACGGCTACCAGGTACAGGTGGTGGGCGAACAGGCGCGCGTTGAACCGGTAAACAACGTCAACGCGGTGAACAGCGGCAGTGAGGAGGCGTTGGCGCTGATTGCCGAGGTCGACCTCATCACCACCGCCGTTGGCCCGCAGGTGCTGGAAAGAATCGCCGGTACGCTGGCCAGAGGGCTGATCAGACGCCAGCAGCAGGGTAATCAGGCCGCGCTGAACATCATTGCCTGTGAAAACATGGTGCGCGGCACCAGCCAACTGAAGCAGCACGTGTTCGCCGCGCTGACGGCAGAACAGCAGGCGTGGGTAGAGCAACACATCGGCTTCGTCGATTCTGCGGTGGATCGCATCGTGCCGCCGGCCAGGGCCGACAGCCAGGATCCACTGGAAGTGACGGTGGAAACCTTCAGCGAGTGGATTGTCGATCAAACCCAGTTCAAGGGAACGCCGCCGGCGATCGCCGGTATGGAACTGACCGACAACCTGATGGCGTTCGTCGAGCGCAAACTGTTCACCCTGAATACCGGTCATGCCATCACCGCCTATCTTGGCCAACAGGCCGGTCTGGACACCATTCGCGATGCGATTCTCGATCGGCAGATTCGGCGGGTAGTGAAAGGTGCGATGGAGGAGAGCGGTGCGGTGTTGATCAAACGCTACGATTTTGACCCGGCGAAGCACGCCGCCTACATCGAGAAAATCCTTGGCCGTTTTGAAAACCCGTATCTGCATGACGAGGTAGAGCGCGTCGGGCGCCAACCGTTGCGCAAACTGAGCGCCGGCGATCGGCTGATCAAACCGCTGCTGGGCACGCTGGAGTACGGCTTGCCGCACGATAACCTGATCCAGGGCATCGCCGCTGCCATGCACTACCGCAGCGAGCAGGATCCGCAGGCGCAACAGCTGGTGGAACTGCTGAATACCCACGGACCAAAAGCCACGCTGGTTCAGCTTTCCGGGCTGCCGGCGGACAGCGAGGTTGTAGAAAACGCCGTGGCTGTGTATAACGCCATGCAACGCCGCTAG
- the fdoI gene encoding formate dehydrogenase cytochrome b556 subunit has translation MRKEKPIQRYSAPERINHWIVAFCFILAAISGLGFFFPSFNWLMNIFGTPQLARILHPFAGVVMFAAFLLMFLRYWKHNLINREDIVWAKNIHKIALNEEVGDTGRYNFGQKCVFWAAIVSLVLLLASGIVIWRPYFAPAFPIPLIRIALLVHSLAAVGLIIVIMVHIYAALWVKGTITAMVEGWVPAAWAKKHHPRWYREVREKQQEDKP, from the coding sequence ATGAGGAAGGAAAAGCCAATTCAGCGTTACAGTGCGCCGGAGCGGATTAACCACTGGATCGTGGCGTTCTGCTTTATTCTGGCTGCCATCAGCGGGCTGGGGTTCTTTTTCCCGTCCTTCAACTGGCTGATGAACATCTTCGGTACGCCGCAGCTGGCGCGCATCCTGCACCCGTTTGCCGGCGTGGTGATGTTCGCGGCGTTTCTGCTGATGTTCCTGCGCTACTGGAAGCATAATCTGATCAACCGGGAAGACATCGTCTGGGCCAAAAACATCCACAAAATCGCCCTGAATGAGGAAGTGGGTGACACCGGACGTTATAATTTCGGTCAGAAATGCGTATTCTGGGCGGCGATCGTCAGTCTGGTGCTGTTACTGGCCAGCGGTATCGTTATCTGGCGGCCGTACTTCGCCCCGGCGTTCCCCATCCCGCTGATCCGCATTGCGCTGCTGGTGCATTCGCTGGCGGCGGTGGGGCTGATCATCGTGATTATGGTGCACATTTATGCCGCATTGTGGGTAAAAGGCACCATTACCGCGATGGTTGAAGGCTGGGTGCCGGCCGCCTGGGCCAAGAAACATCATCCACGCTGGTACCGAGAGGTCCGCGAAAAACAACAGGAAGATAAACCCTGA
- the fdnG gene encoding formate dehydrogenase-N subunit alpha — protein MQVSRRQFFKICAGGMAGTTVAALGFTPELALAETRQYKLLRARETRNTCTYCSVGCGLLMYSLGDGAKNAKQSIFHIEGDPDHPVNRGALCPKGAGLVDFIHSESRLEYPEYRAPGSDKWQRISWDDAFTRIAKLMKEDRDANFIAKNEQGVTVNRWLSTGMLCASASSNETGYLTQKFSRALGMLAVDNQARVUHGPTVASLAPTFGRGAMTNHWVDIKNANLVIVMGGNAAEAHPVGFRWAMEAKIHNKAKLIVIDPRFTRTASVADFYTPIRSGTDIAFLSGVLLYLMTNEKINRQYVEAYTNASLLVRDDFSFEDGLFSGYDAENRRYDKTSWNYQLDENGYAKRDVTLQDPRCVWNLLKQHVSRYTPEVVENICGTPKADFLQVCEYIAETSVNDKTASFLYALGWTQHSVGAQNIRTMAMIQLLLGNMGMAGGGVNALRGHSNIQGLTDLGLLSQSLTGYMSLPSDKQTDLDSYLAANTPKALLPGQVNYWSNYPKFFVSLMKSFYGDKAQKDNAWGFDWLPKWDKGYDVLQYFEMMSQGQVNGYFCQGFNPVASFPNKNKVIASLSKLKFLVTIDPLNTETSNFWQNHGEFNDVDPAKIQTEVFRLPSTCFAEENGSIVNSGRWLQWHWKGADAPGEAMNDGEILAGIFTRLREMYARDGGAVPEPVLNMSWDYLTPDNPASEEVAMESNGKALADLLDADGKVLVKKGEQLSSFAQLRDDGTTASGCWIFAGSWTPAGNQMARRDNADPSGLGNTLGWAWAWPLNRRILYNRASADPSGKPWDAKRQLLEWDGAKWTGADIPDYSTAAPDSDVGPFIMQPEGMGRLFATDKMAEGPFPEHYEPFETPLGTNPLHPNVVSNPAARVFKDDLAAMGTFDKFPYVGTTYRLTEHFHYWTKHAQLNAIAQPEQFVEIGEKLAEKKGIKHGDTVKVSSNRGFIKAKAVVTKRIRTLQVNGQEVDTIGIPIHWGYEGLTKKGFIANTLTPFVGDANTQTPEFKAFLVNVEKV, from the coding sequence ATGCAGGTCAGCAGAAGGCAGTTCTTTAAGATCTGCGCTGGCGGTATGGCAGGAACGACGGTAGCCGCTTTGGGGTTTACCCCGGAACTGGCGCTGGCGGAAACGCGGCAGTACAAACTGTTGCGCGCCCGTGAAACCCGTAATACCTGTACGTATTGTTCCGTCGGCTGCGGGCTGTTGATGTACAGCCTTGGCGATGGCGCCAAAAACGCCAAACAAAGCATTTTCCATATCGAAGGGGATCCGGATCATCCGGTCAACCGCGGCGCGCTTTGCCCGAAAGGCGCAGGTCTGGTGGATTTCATCCACAGCGAAAGCCGACTTGAATACCCCGAATACCGTGCGCCAGGTTCCGACAAATGGCAGCGCATCAGTTGGGATGACGCGTTCACCCGCATCGCCAAACTGATGAAGGAAGACCGTGACGCCAACTTCATCGCCAAAAACGAGCAGGGCGTGACCGTCAACCGCTGGTTGAGCACCGGTATGCTGTGCGCATCGGCATCGAGCAACGAAACCGGTTATTTAACGCAAAAATTTAGTCGCGCTCTCGGCATGCTTGCCGTAGACAACCAGGCGCGTGTCTGACACGGACCAACGGTAGCAAGTCTTGCTCCAACATTTGGTCGCGGTGCGATGACCAACCACTGGGTTGATATCAAGAACGCGAATCTGGTTATCGTCATGGGCGGTAACGCGGCCGAAGCGCATCCGGTGGGTTTCCGCTGGGCGATGGAAGCCAAAATTCATAATAAAGCCAAGCTGATCGTCATCGATCCGCGCTTTACCCGTACGGCATCAGTGGCGGATTTCTATACGCCAATCCGTTCCGGCACCGACATTGCCTTCCTGTCGGGCGTACTGCTGTACCTGATGACCAACGAAAAAATCAACCGCCAATACGTTGAGGCCTACACCAACGCCAGCCTGCTGGTGCGTGACGACTTCAGCTTTGAAGACGGCCTGTTCAGCGGTTACGACGCGGAAAACCGCCGGTACGACAAAACCAGCTGGAACTATCAGCTCGACGAAAACGGCTATGCCAAGCGTGACGTCACGCTGCAGGATCCGCGCTGCGTGTGGAATCTGCTGAAACAGCACGTCAGCCGCTATACGCCAGAGGTGGTGGAAAACATCTGTGGCACGCCGAAGGCGGATTTCCTCCAGGTGTGCGAATACATCGCCGAAACCAGCGTGAATGACAAAACCGCCTCGTTCCTGTACGCCCTTGGCTGGACACAGCACTCGGTCGGCGCACAGAACATCCGTACCATGGCGATGATCCAGCTGTTGCTCGGCAACATGGGTATGGCGGGCGGCGGGGTCAATGCCCTGCGCGGCCACTCCAACATTCAGGGACTGACCGATCTCGGTCTGCTGTCGCAGAGCCTGACCGGCTACATGTCGCTGCCGTCCGACAAACAGACCGATCTGGACAGCTACCTGGCCGCCAACACGCCGAAGGCGCTGCTGCCTGGGCAGGTGAACTACTGGAGCAACTACCCGAAATTCTTTGTCAGCCTGATGAAGAGCTTCTACGGCGACAAGGCGCAGAAGGACAACGCCTGGGGCTTTGACTGGTTGCCGAAGTGGGACAAGGGCTACGACGTACTGCAATACTTCGAAATGATGTCGCAGGGCCAGGTAAACGGCTACTTCTGCCAGGGCTTTAACCCGGTGGCGTCGTTCCCGAACAAAAACAAGGTGATCGCCTCGCTCTCCAAGCTGAAGTTCCTGGTGACCATCGATCCGTTGAATACCGAAACCTCCAACTTCTGGCAGAACCACGGCGAATTCAACGACGTCGATCCGGCGAAGATTCAGACCGAAGTGTTCCGCCTGCCGTCTACCTGTTTTGCGGAGGAAAACGGCTCGATCGTCAACTCCGGCCGCTGGCTGCAATGGCACTGGAAAGGCGCCGATGCCCCGGGCGAAGCGATGAACGACGGGGAAATCCTGGCGGGCATCTTCACCCGTCTGCGCGAGATGTATGCGCGCGACGGCGGCGCGGTGCCGGAACCGGTGCTGAACATGAGCTGGGATTATCTGACCCCGGACAACCCGGCCTCGGAAGAGGTGGCGATGGAAAGCAACGGCAAGGCGCTGGCCGATCTGCTGGACGCCGACGGCAAAGTGCTGGTGAAAAAAGGCGAACAGCTCAGTTCGTTTGCGCAATTGCGCGACGACGGCACCACCGCCAGCGGCTGCTGGATCTTCGCCGGCAGCTGGACGCCGGCCGGTAACCAGATGGCACGTCGCGACAACGCCGATCCATCCGGCCTGGGCAACACGCTGGGCTGGGCCTGGGCATGGCCGCTCAACCGCCGCATCCTGTATAACCGTGCGTCGGCGGATCCGTCCGGCAAGCCATGGGACGCCAAGCGCCAGCTGCTGGAATGGGACGGCGCCAAGTGGACCGGCGCGGATATTCCAGACTACAGCACCGCCGCGCCGGACAGCGACGTCGGGCCGTTCATCATGCAGCCGGAAGGCATGGGGCGCCTGTTTGCCACCGACAAGATGGCGGAAGGGCCGTTCCCTGAACACTACGAGCCGTTTGAAACGCCGCTCGGCACCAACCCGTTGCACCCGAACGTGGTGTCCAACCCGGCGGCGCGCGTGTTCAAGGACGATCTGGCGGCGATGGGCACCTTCGACAAGTTCCCGTACGTCGGCACCACCTATCGTCTGACCGAGCATTTCCACTACTGGACCAAGCACGCGCAGCTCAACGCCATCGCGCAGCCGGAACAGTTTGTTGAAATCGGTGAGAAACTGGCGGAGAAAAAAGGCATCAAGCACGGCGACACGGTAAAAGTCAGTTCCAACCGTGGCTTTATCAAGGCCAAGGCGGTGGTGACCAAGCGCATTCGTACGCTGCAGGTCAACGGTCAGGAGGTGGACACCATCGGTATCCCGATCCACTGGGGTTACGAAGGTCTGACGAAAAAAGGCTTTATCGCCAATACCCTGACGCCGTTCGTCGGCGACGCCAACACGCAAACGCCGGAGTTCAAGGCGTTCCTGGTCAATGTGGAAAAGGTGTAA
- the sodA gene encoding superoxide dismutase [Mn]: MSYSLPSLPYAYDALEPHFDKQTMEIHHTKHHQTYVNNANTVLEAYPELASLSVEELIQDLDKVPADKRTFMRNNAGGHANHSLFWKGLKTGTTLSGDLKAAIERDFGSVEKFQEEFEKAAATRFGSGWAWLVLKGDKLAVVSTANQDSPLMGEAVAGASGFPIVGLDVWEHAYYLKYQNKRPDYIKAFWNVVNWDEAAARFAAKK; the protein is encoded by the coding sequence ATGAGTTATTCACTGCCATCACTGCCGTACGCTTACGACGCACTGGAACCGCACTTTGACAAGCAGACGATGGAAATCCATCACACCAAACACCATCAGACCTACGTCAACAACGCCAACACCGTGCTGGAAGCATACCCTGAGCTGGCTTCGCTGAGCGTTGAAGAGCTGATCCAGGATCTGGACAAAGTGCCAGCCGACAAGCGCACTTTCATGCGTAACAACGCAGGCGGCCACGCTAACCATAGCCTGTTCTGGAAAGGCCTGAAAACCGGCACCACCCTGTCTGGCGATCTGAAGGCGGCCATCGAGCGCGACTTCGGCAGCGTTGAGAAATTCCAGGAAGAGTTCGAAAAAGCCGCTGCAACCCGTTTCGGTTCCGGTTGGGCCTGGCTGGTGCTGAAAGGCGACAAACTGGCGGTTGTTTCCACCGCTAACCAGGACAGCCCGCTGATGGGCGAAGCGGTTGCCGGCGCATCCGGTTTCCCTATCGTCGGTCTGGACGTGTGGGAACACGCTTACTACCTGAAGTATCAGAACAAACGTCCTGATTACATCAAGGCATTCTGGAACGTGGTTAACTGGGACGAAGCAGCAGCACGCTTCGCGGCGAAGAAGTAA
- the fdxH gene encoding formate dehydrogenase subunit beta → MAMQSQDIIRKSATNGFTPAPRARDHQEEVAKLIDVTTCIGCKACQVACSEWNDIRDEIGHNVGVYDNPADLTAKSWTVMRFSEVEENGKLEWLIRKDGCMHCADPGCLKACPSEGAIIQYANGIVDFQSEHCIGCGYCIAGCPFDVPRMNEQDNRVYKCTLCVDRVDVGQEPACVKTCPTGAIHFGTKDAMKEVAAGRVSELQTRGYQNAGLYDPAGVGGTHVMYVLHHADKPQLYHGLPDNPTISPAVTFWKGVWKPLAAIGFAATFAASIFHYVGVGPNRVEEEDNDELHDEETRK, encoded by the coding sequence ATGGCCATGCAATCTCAAGACATTATTCGTAAATCCGCTACCAACGGCTTCACACCGGCACCGCGCGCGCGCGACCACCAGGAAGAAGTGGCGAAGCTGATCGACGTCACCACCTGTATCGGCTGCAAGGCCTGTCAGGTGGCCTGTTCCGAATGGAACGACATCCGCGATGAAATCGGCCACAACGTCGGGGTGTACGACAACCCCGCCGATCTGACCGCCAAGTCGTGGACGGTGATGCGTTTCTCCGAAGTGGAGGAGAATGGCAAGCTGGAGTGGCTGATCCGCAAGGACGGCTGCATGCACTGCGCCGATCCGGGCTGCCTGAAGGCCTGTCCGTCGGAAGGGGCGATCATCCAGTACGCCAACGGCATCGTCGACTTCCAGTCGGAGCACTGCATCGGCTGCGGTTACTGCATCGCCGGCTGTCCGTTCGATGTACCGCGCATGAACGAGCAAGACAATCGGGTGTACAAGTGCACCCTGTGCGTCGACCGCGTTGATGTCGGCCAGGAACCGGCCTGCGTGAAGACCTGCCCGACCGGGGCGATTCACTTCGGCACCAAGGACGCGATGAAGGAAGTCGCCGCAGGGCGCGTGAGCGAACTGCAAACTCGTGGTTACCAAAACGCCGGTCTGTACGATCCGGCGGGCGTGGGCGGCACCCACGTGATGTACGTGCTGCATCACGCCGACAAACCGCAGCTGTACCACGGTTTGCCGGACAATCCGACCATCAGCCCGGCGGTGACGTTCTGGAAAGGGGTATGGAAGCCGCTGGCGGCCATCGGTTTCGCGGCCACCTTCGCAGCCAGTATCTTCCACTACGTCGGCGTGGGGCCAAACCGCGTCGAAGAGGAAGACAACGACGAGCTGCATGATGAGGAGACGCGCAAATGA